Proteins from a genomic interval of Undibacterium parvum:
- a CDS encoding bifunctional diguanylate cyclase/phosphodiesterase, with protein sequence MSNNLFGQDDDALFIEEDVLDPALSHLAQRVWKIAIVDDDEDVHRATEFALLDVKILNRQLAFIHTYSKAETRERFAQESEIAVVLLDVVMETEQAGLELVSFIRDELKWRDTRIILRTGQPGYAPEEDAIRDYDINDYKTKNELTRKKLLTALTAAIRSYDQIRTIDASRRGLHQIIVSSASFSVEDGIHGFASGVITQIAALCGVPPEGLLCAQGDYPDQTGHSTRFSVIASAGHYSKLMNCPIDDIEIKEIRESLKHALTNRVSIFNQKNMTLYFSGQGNRPVAAYIDLPYALSEIDQQLLEVFCSNLGVCLDNLGLVTQLKSHAYRDQLLMLPNRLKFIEQIDDALQKQLAQQMLVLIDIDDFAEINDVLGHHYGDLMLRAVANRLQESLGADIFLARISGDVFGLLGAQDALQPDKLQDLFSSMFLIEDTAHSVSMSMGIVELDGYANTGADALKDASIALKRTKGHQRGSHTIFTREMGIEIRERARLMQHLHKAFDADRLFLAYQPQVDLNSRRLIGFEALLRWRTDEGLMIPPNDFIPLAEHSGLIISLGAWVLRTACHAMVLLQEAGLAPDRMGVNVSVIQFRQPDFIHIVETALSDTGLQPQFLELEITESVTMAGAEVFEESLAKFKQMGVQIAIDDFGTGFSSLSYLDKLPVDRLKIDRAFVNQIDSPDGPRIAELITQLGKKLGLQLIAEGIETEHHWQVLRDMGCHEGQGFLIAKPMIEADMIGWIQNWNSQAATDFSI encoded by the coding sequence ATGTCAAACAATCTATTTGGTCAAGACGATGATGCGCTTTTCATCGAAGAAGATGTCCTCGATCCTGCCCTTAGCCATTTAGCCCAGCGGGTTTGGAAAATTGCGATAGTCGATGATGATGAAGACGTACATCGTGCCACCGAATTTGCCCTGCTCGATGTCAAAATCCTTAATCGTCAACTGGCATTCATTCACACCTATTCGAAAGCCGAAACCCGCGAGCGTTTCGCGCAGGAATCCGAGATTGCGGTAGTCTTGCTCGATGTCGTGATGGAGACTGAACAAGCCGGTTTGGAGTTGGTCAGTTTCATCCGCGATGAATTGAAATGGCGCGATACCCGCATCATCTTGCGTACTGGTCAACCTGGATATGCGCCAGAAGAAGACGCGATCCGCGACTACGATATCAACGACTACAAAACCAAGAACGAACTTACCCGCAAAAAATTGCTGACGGCACTGACTGCCGCAATCCGCTCTTACGATCAAATTCGCACCATCGATGCCAGTCGTCGCGGCCTGCATCAGATCATTGTTTCCAGTGCCTCATTCTCGGTAGAAGACGGCATACATGGCTTCGCTTCCGGTGTGATTACCCAGATCGCAGCGCTATGTGGGGTGCCGCCCGAGGGCCTGTTATGTGCTCAAGGTGATTACCCCGATCAGACCGGCCATAGCACGCGTTTTAGTGTTATCGCTTCGGCCGGTCACTATAGCAAGCTAATGAATTGCCCTATTGATGATATCGAGATCAAAGAGATACGCGAGTCACTCAAGCACGCCTTGACCAATCGAGTCTCCATATTTAACCAAAAAAATATGACACTGTATTTTTCTGGGCAGGGCAATCGGCCGGTCGCTGCGTATATCGATTTGCCGTATGCCTTAAGTGAAATCGATCAACAGTTACTAGAAGTATTTTGTTCGAATTTGGGCGTCTGTCTGGATAATTTGGGCTTGGTCACCCAGCTCAAAAGCCACGCCTATCGCGATCAATTGCTGATGCTGCCGAATCGTTTAAAGTTCATAGAGCAAATCGACGATGCGCTACAAAAACAGTTGGCGCAGCAAATGCTGGTGTTAATCGACATCGATGATTTTGCTGAAATCAATGATGTGCTTGGGCATCACTATGGCGACTTAATGCTCAGAGCAGTGGCGAATCGCTTGCAAGAAAGTCTAGGCGCAGATATTTTTCTGGCGCGAATTTCCGGTGATGTATTTGGCTTACTCGGTGCGCAAGACGCTTTGCAGCCAGACAAATTGCAGGACTTGTTTTCCAGCATGTTTCTGATCGAAGATACCGCCCATAGCGTCTCTATGTCTATGGGCATCGTGGAACTAGACGGCTATGCCAATACCGGCGCTGATGCCTTGAAGGATGCGAGTATTGCACTCAAGCGCACCAAGGGGCATCAGCGTGGCTCGCATACGATCTTTACGCGTGAAATGGGGATAGAAATACGCGAACGGGCGCGCTTAATGCAGCATTTGCACAAGGCCTTTGACGCCGATCGCCTATTTTTGGCGTATCAACCTCAGGTCGATCTGAACAGTCGCCGCCTGATCGGTTTCGAAGCGCTGTTACGCTGGCGCACCGACGAGGGGCTGATGATACCGCCCAATGATTTTATTCCCTTAGCCGAGCACTCTGGCTTGATCATCAGCCTCGGTGCCTGGGTGTTGCGTACTGCTTGCCATGCCATGGTGCTGTTGCAAGAGGCTGGCCTGGCGCCCGATAGAATGGGCGTGAATGTCTCGGTCATACAATTTCGCCAGCCGGACTTCATCCATATTGTAGAAACAGCGCTAAGCGATACCGGCTTGCAGCCGCAGTTTTTGGAATTGGAAATCACAGAATCGGTCACCATGGCAGGGGCCGAAGTGTTTGAAGAGTCGCTCGCCAAATTTAAGCAAATGGGCGTGCAGATCGCGATTGATGACTTTGGTACAGGATTTTCTTCGCTCAGCTATCTCGATAAACTACCGGTAGACAGGCTCAAAATTGACCGCGCTTTTGTCAATCAAATTGATAGCCCGGATGGCCCGCGTATCGCCGAATTGATTACCCAATTGGGTAAAAAACTCGGTCTGCAGCTGATCGCTGAAGGAATAGAAACCGAACACCATTGGCAAGTATTGCGCGATATGGGTTGCCATGAAGGTCAAGGCTTCTTAATTGCCAAGCCCATGATAGAAGCCGACATGATAGGCTGGATCCAAAACTGGAATTCCCAAGCTGCGACTGATTTCAGTATTTAG
- a CDS encoding Hsp70 family protein, translating into MSHACGVDFGTSNSTVGWHRPGQSALLTLEQDKVTLPSVVFFNADEDEVNYGRAALTSYLAGYEGRLMRSMKSLLGTSLIEGQTEVQGRALPFRQLLAHYIAELKRRAEQSAGQTFSQAVFGRPVHFIDDDRNADRIAQNTLEDIALAVGFKEISFQYEPIAAAIDYESRIEREELVLIADIGGGTSDFSLVRLSPERSKQTDRHNDILGNGGVHIGGTDFDKYLSLTQIMPLLGLGGKLANGTEVPSGHYFNLATWHTINQLYSQKVTREMQDIYRDANNDDLRIRLERFLFLLDQRDGHWLAIKAEEAKIMLSDQDSISLNLDRLRSKTGAALECVLTLEQQGFQTAIAHLMEQVALTIQKVVDDAGVNMADIDTVFFTGGSSGVRGLRQRIAAMVPNAKKVEGDLFGSIGAGLGLDAHRRFA; encoded by the coding sequence ATGTCACACGCATGTGGAGTAGATTTTGGAACCTCGAATTCGACGGTAGGCTGGCATAGGCCGGGGCAGTCAGCGCTGCTCACATTAGAACAGGATAAAGTTACTTTGCCATCGGTAGTTTTTTTTAACGCTGATGAAGACGAAGTCAACTATGGCCGTGCGGCACTCACATCCTATCTGGCGGGCTATGAGGGGCGTTTGATGCGCTCTATGAAGAGTTTGCTCGGTACTAGCTTGATCGAAGGTCAGACTGAGGTACAAGGTCGCGCCCTGCCGTTTCGCCAACTCTTGGCGCACTACATTGCCGAATTAAAGCGTAGAGCCGAGCAGTCGGCCGGACAAACTTTCAGTCAGGCGGTATTCGGACGCCCCGTGCATTTTATCGATGATGATAGAAATGCCGATAGGATCGCGCAAAATACCCTGGAAGACATCGCACTGGCGGTGGGTTTTAAAGAGATTTCGTTTCAATACGAACCGATCGCCGCCGCCATCGATTATGAATCAAGAATAGAGCGGGAAGAATTGGTTTTGATTGCCGACATCGGTGGTGGTACTTCGGATTTTTCGCTGGTGCGTTTGTCGCCAGAACGAAGTAAACAAACGGATCGACATAATGATATTTTGGGCAATGGCGGGGTTCACATAGGTGGCACCGATTTTGATAAATATCTGAGTTTGACTCAGATCATGCCCTTGCTGGGTTTGGGCGGGAAACTGGCGAATGGCACAGAAGTGCCTTCCGGGCATTATTTTAATCTTGCCACATGGCATACGATCAATCAGCTGTATAGCCAAAAAGTAACGCGCGAAATGCAAGACATTTACCGCGATGCCAACAACGATGATCTGCGCATACGTCTAGAGAGATTTCTGTTTCTGCTGGATCAACGCGATGGACATTGGTTGGCGATCAAAGCCGAAGAAGCCAAAATTATGCTGTCTGATCAAGATAGCATTAGCCTGAATCTGGATAGATTGCGCAGCAAGACTGGGGCAGCACTAGAGTGTGTGCTCACATTGGAGCAACAAGGTTTTCAAACCGCAATCGCTCATCTGATGGAACAGGTCGCCCTGACCATACAAAAAGTAGTCGATGATGCGGGCGTTAACATGGCCGACATAGACACTGTATTTTTTACCGGTGGTTCTAGCGGAGTACGTGGCTTACGTCAACGCATCGCCGCCATGGTTCCAAACGCGAAAAAAGTAGAAGGCGATTTGTTTGGCAGCATAGGCGCGGGCCTAGGGCTGGATGCGCACCGCCGCTTTGCCTAG
- a CDS encoding hemolysin family protein, translating to MALFDHFLIIALLVVISAFFSMSEISLAAARKVKLQVLESEGELRAAKVLALQLQPGHFFTVVQIGVNGVAILAGILGEQALTPYFSSVFHSVFGNTSWVDTASFMCSFLFVTSLFILFADLIPKKMAMIAPESVAMNVVGPMLWCLRIFKPLVWVFNGLANLIFQLFNMSTTRDEQITSDDIYAVVDAGAEAGVLQAREHRIIGNVFELENRTVPSAMTQRDNIVYFSLQDSDVVIRQKIAEHPHAKFLVCDGQIDTVVGYVESKDILKRVLTNQAFSKVQELSLRTALVVPDSLTLSEVLEHFKGTREDFAVVLNEYAMVVGVITLNDVLSTLMGTLLHPFMESQIVQRDADSWLIDGATTVEDVCRALAIDELPDQENYETIAGFMMTMLKKIPKRTDCVYFANYKFEVVDIDHYRIDQLLVVRHNPPAAAALID from the coding sequence ATGGCATTATTCGACCACTTTCTCATCATCGCCTTGCTGGTTGTCATCAGTGCGTTTTTTTCTATGTCTGAGATTTCTCTGGCGGCTGCGCGCAAGGTTAAATTGCAAGTGCTTGAATCCGAGGGCGAATTGCGTGCCGCCAAGGTCTTAGCTTTGCAATTGCAACCCGGACATTTTTTTACCGTGGTGCAAATCGGCGTGAACGGGGTGGCGATATTAGCCGGTATTCTCGGTGAGCAAGCTCTGACGCCGTATTTTTCCAGCGTATTTCATTCGGTATTTGGCAATACCAGTTGGGTAGATACCGCCAGTTTTATGTGTTCGTTCTTATTCGTGACTTCCTTGTTTATCCTGTTTGCCGATCTGATCCCCAAGAAGATGGCGATGATAGCGCCTGAGTCTGTGGCGATGAATGTGGTCGGCCCTATGCTCTGGTGTTTACGTATTTTCAAACCTCTGGTATGGGTATTTAACGGGCTGGCGAATCTTATTTTTCAACTGTTTAATATGTCGACCACGCGCGACGAACAGATCACTTCCGACGACATTTACGCGGTAGTCGATGCCGGTGCCGAAGCCGGGGTATTGCAGGCACGCGAGCATCGCATCATAGGTAATGTGTTTGAACTGGAAAACCGGACGGTGCCGTCTGCCATGACGCAGCGCGACAATATCGTGTATTTCAGCCTGCAAGACAGTGACGTCGTGATACGCCAGAAAATTGCCGAACATCCGCACGCCAAGTTTTTAGTGTGCGACGGCCAGATCGATACCGTGGTTGGCTATGTCGAATCGAAGGACATATTGAAACGTGTCTTGACTAACCAGGCTTTCTCCAAGGTGCAAGAGTTATCCTTACGCACCGCACTGGTGGTGCCAGATTCTTTGACACTATCGGAAGTATTGGAACATTTCAAAGGCACCCGGGAAGATTTTGCCGTGGTGCTCAACGAATACGCGATGGTGGTCGGGGTGATTACGCTCAATGATGTATTAAGTACCCTGATGGGAACCTTGCTCCATCCATTTATGGAAAGCCAGATCGTACAGCGGGATGCCGATTCATGGCTGATCGATGGTGCTACTACGGTAGAAGATGTGTGCCGAGCCTTGGCGATCGATGAACTGCCCGATCAGGAAAATTATGAAACCATTGCCGGCTTCATGATGACCATGTTGAAAAAAATTCCTAAACGCACAGATTGTGTTTATTTTGCCAACTACAAATTTGAAGTGGTCGACATTGACCATTACCGCATCGATCAATTGTTGGTAGTAAGACATAATCCACCTGCTGCGGCTGCGCTTATCGATTGA
- a CDS encoding dicarboxylate/amino acid:cation symporter, whose product MNKPPLYKSLYFQVISAILIGVLLGYFSPETGASMKPLGDAFIKLIKMMIAPIIFCTVVVGIAGMEDMKKVGKTGGMALLYFEVVSTLALIIGLIVVNVWQPGAGMNIDVTTLDTKAVAAFAGPNKMQTTTEFFMSIIPSTVVDAFAKGEILQVLMFSVLFGFALHQFGGRGTVIFDFIEKFSHVLFVIVGYIMKVAPIGAFGAMAFTIGKFGLGSLLSLAQLMFAFYLTCLLFIFVVLGSIARFHGFSIWKFIKYIKEELLIVLGTSSSESVLPRMMAKLENLGVKKSVVGLVIPTGYSFNLDGTSIYLTMAAVFIAQATNTPMTLAQQLTLLAVLLLTSKGAAGITGSGFIVLAATLSAVGGVPVAGLALILGIDRFMSEARALTNLIGNGVATIVVGQWGKDVDMERLQQCLNNETISQAEQAEQPELVLDKVNLHLASK is encoded by the coding sequence ATGAATAAGCCGCCGCTATATAAATCGCTCTACTTCCAGGTAATTTCCGCCATCCTCATCGGCGTCTTGCTAGGTTACTTTAGCCCTGAAACCGGGGCATCCATGAAGCCGCTGGGTGACGCCTTCATCAAACTGATCAAGATGATGATCGCTCCGATTATTTTCTGCACCGTGGTGGTTGGTATCGCCGGTATGGAAGACATGAAAAAAGTCGGCAAGACCGGCGGCATGGCACTCTTATATTTTGAAGTTGTCAGTACGCTGGCACTGATCATAGGTTTGATCGTGGTCAATGTATGGCAGCCTGGCGCTGGCATGAATATCGACGTCACGACGCTCGATACCAAGGCGGTGGCTGCGTTTGCCGGTCCCAATAAGATGCAAACCACCACCGAATTTTTCATGTCCATCATCCCGAGTACGGTAGTTGATGCCTTTGCCAAGGGCGAAATTTTACAGGTATTGATGTTCTCGGTACTGTTTGGTTTTGCGCTACATCAGTTCGGCGGTCGCGGTACCGTGATCTTTGATTTCATAGAAAAATTTTCACATGTCTTGTTCGTGATAGTCGGCTACATCATGAAAGTAGCGCCTATCGGTGCCTTCGGTGCGATGGCATTCACGATAGGGAAATTCGGTCTCGGCTCCTTGCTCTCCCTGGCGCAATTGATGTTCGCGTTTTACCTGACCTGTTTATTGTTTATCTTTGTGGTACTCGGTAGCATCGCCCGTTTCCACGGCTTTAGTATCTGGAAATTCATCAAATACATCAAAGAAGAATTGCTGATCGTACTTGGCACGTCTTCATCCGAATCGGTGTTGCCGCGCATGATGGCTAAGCTGGAAAATCTGGGTGTGAAGAAATCGGTAGTTGGTCTGGTAATTCCTACCGGTTACTCCTTCAATTTGGATGGCACGTCTATCTATCTGACCATGGCAGCAGTGTTCATTGCGCAAGCCACCAATACCCCGATGACGCTTGCGCAGCAGCTTACTCTTCTGGCCGTCTTGCTACTGACCTCCAAGGGTGCTGCAGGAATTACCGGTAGCGGCTTCATCGTGCTGGCGGCAACCTTATCCGCGGTGGGCGGGGTACCGGTGGCTGGTCTGGCATTGATACTGGGAATAGATCGCTTCATGTCGGAAGCGCGTGCCTTGACCAACTTAATCGGCAATGGTGTCGCCACTATCGTCGTTGGCCAGTGGGGCAAGGATGTGGATATGGAGCGCTTACAGCAATGTCTGAACAACGAAACCATTTCTCAGGCAGAACAGGCAGAACAGCCAGAACTGGTGCTCGATAAGGTCAATCTACATTTAGCGAGCAAGTAA
- a CDS encoding aminotransferase-like domain-containing protein, with amino-acid sequence MDTQTLYKRLAQHYLHAIKSGALGAGDRMPSVRKLMALHEVSLSTALQLCRHLETQGWLEARPRSGYFVRHPKRVQLVPVAEPASGTPIDPAQYVGIHERVSAIIAQGQRPVKVNLARATGAPDLYPETELRNLAIRILRNKPNLLTKAIAPGGNKELKNALAKRALDYGISAAPDEVIVTYGCIEALNLALRAVAQAGDVIAVESPTFYGLLQVLESLGMKALEIPTSPHTGISIEALELAMQTYDNIKAVVVVPHLQNPLGSIMPDAHKQRLVALCEQQHLPLIEDDSYGALVNDDLPPTAAKHWDTTGNVIYCASLHKILAPGLRVGWMLAGRWHARINMLKYAQTRYNEELSQLVVAEFLQSSAYDRHLRRLRATLSLQRERTAEAIAAYFPPGTRLSVPNGGVSIWVEMPNQLSSKEVFEAALEQGILVSPGLLYSNSNRFNHFLRLNCGMHFTTELDDALRSLGNIIQSLVQQQRSAAA; translated from the coding sequence ATGGATACTCAAACACTCTACAAGCGCCTGGCGCAGCATTATTTGCATGCAATTAAAAGTGGCGCTCTGGGGGCAGGAGACCGTATGCCCTCGGTGCGAAAACTGATGGCCTTGCATGAAGTGAGCCTGTCAACCGCCTTGCAACTGTGTCGCCATCTGGAAACTCAGGGCTGGTTAGAGGCGCGCCCGCGTTCTGGCTATTTTGTACGTCATCCTAAGCGCGTACAGTTGGTGCCAGTCGCCGAACCAGCCTCCGGCACGCCTATCGATCCGGCGCAATATGTCGGTATCCATGAGCGCGTTTCGGCCATCATCGCGCAAGGCCAGCGCCCGGTTAAAGTGAACTTGGCACGAGCGACTGGCGCTCCTGATCTGTATCCGGAAACCGAGCTGAGAAATCTGGCAATCCGCATTTTGCGCAATAAACCGAATCTATTGACGAAAGCGATCGCCCCGGGCGGCAACAAGGAGTTGAAAAACGCCTTGGCCAAACGTGCGCTCGACTATGGCATTAGCGCCGCCCCCGATGAGGTGATCGTTACCTATGGCTGTATAGAAGCCCTAAATTTAGCCTTACGCGCAGTCGCGCAAGCCGGTGATGTGATCGCGGTCGAGTCACCGACTTTCTATGGCTTGCTACAAGTCTTGGAAAGTCTGGGGATGAAGGCGCTGGAAATCCCCACTAGCCCGCATACCGGCATTTCTATCGAGGCGCTGGAGCTGGCCATGCAGACCTATGACAACATCAAGGCGGTGGTGGTGGTGCCGCATCTACAAAACCCTCTGGGCAGTATCATGCCAGACGCGCACAAACAAAGGCTAGTGGCCTTATGCGAGCAGCAGCACTTGCCTTTGATCGAAGACGATTCGTATGGAGCGCTGGTCAACGATGATCTGCCGCCGACTGCAGCCAAACATTGGGATACCACAGGCAACGTGATCTACTGCGCCTCTTTGCACAAAATTTTGGCACCGGGCTTGCGGGTAGGCTGGATGCTGGCGGGACGCTGGCATGCCCGCATCAATATGTTGAAGTACGCGCAAACCCGCTACAACGAAGAACTGTCACAATTGGTAGTGGCTGAGTTTCTACAATCGAGTGCTTATGACCGCCATTTGCGGCGCTTACGTGCCACTCTGAGCTTACAACGTGAACGCACAGCCGAGGCCATCGCCGCCTACTTCCCGCCTGGCACCCGTCTTAGTGTGCCCAATGGTGGCGTTTCTATTTGGGTAGAAATGCCGAATCAGCTCTCATCTAAGGAAGTGTTTGAGGCTGCATTGGAGCAAGGCATCCTGGTCTCGCCCGGCTTACTGTATTCCAACTCGAATCGCTTCAATCACTTTTTACGGCTCAATTGCGGTATGCACTTCACGACTGAATTGGACGATGCCTTGCGTAGTCTGGGGAATATTATTCAAAGTTTGGTGCAGCAGCAACGCAGCGCTGCCGCCTGA
- a CDS encoding MAPEG family protein has translation MHNPAILYPVFALACWTALVLLLIPYFRVRAGLRREIVSEDFKYGESSRVPAYVSIPNRNYMNLLELPVLFYVVCLILYVTQLETQISASSSSLILTLAWIYVALRIMHSIIHLSYNAVMHRLTAFALSNAVLVLIWILTAAQVANIKG, from the coding sequence ATGCACAATCCTGCGATTCTCTATCCGGTTTTTGCTCTAGCGTGTTGGACCGCGCTGGTGCTCTTGTTGATTCCCTACTTTCGGGTTCGCGCCGGGCTAAGGCGCGAGATCGTCAGCGAGGATTTCAAATATGGCGAATCGTCCAGGGTGCCCGCCTACGTCAGCATTCCTAATCGCAACTACATGAATTTGCTGGAACTCCCCGTCTTATTCTATGTGGTCTGCCTGATTCTGTATGTGACTCAGCTTGAGACCCAGATTTCCGCATCAAGTTCCAGCCTTATCCTCACACTAGCCTGGATCTATGTTGCCTTGCGCATAATGCATAGCATTATTCATCTAAGTTATAACGCAGTGATGCATAGGTTGACTGCATTCGCCCTAAGTAACGCCGTCTTGGTGCTGATATGGATACTGACTGCCGCGCAAGTGGCCAACATCAAGGGCTGA
- a CDS encoding substrate-binding periplasmic protein: MRTIPRLLGSLLLLLSSQIAGAKTPIVLYSEEGQKPFSYLENGEVKGAYVDSLVKILKKMPDYEVSIKLAPWGRAIAEVEHGESAGILGVYYRPDERPFLNHSKPIYLEEVAVYCNREAIKNRQFKQFPSDFVGMSFGNQKSYLAPGAAFFEFAKQGKIKIVEGIEFPNLVKKMLVGELDCVVNPDPVIQMTLKDLAAAGLPERMQDKSSLVMKTKQETVHVGFSKKFEELHPELKKFRLLFDAMINK, translated from the coding sequence ATGCGAACAATACCAAGACTACTAGGGAGCTTGTTACTACTACTGAGCAGCCAGATAGCAGGCGCCAAAACGCCCATCGTTTTATATTCTGAAGAAGGCCAAAAACCATTTTCATATCTAGAAAACGGTGAAGTAAAGGGTGCTTACGTAGACAGCCTCGTCAAAATTCTCAAAAAAATGCCTGACTATGAGGTCAGCATTAAATTAGCGCCGTGGGGGCGCGCCATCGCTGAAGTTGAGCATGGCGAAAGCGCCGGCATACTCGGGGTCTATTACCGGCCTGATGAACGCCCTTTCCTGAACCATTCCAAGCCGATTTATCTGGAAGAAGTGGCGGTCTACTGCAATCGTGAAGCAATTAAAAATCGCCAGTTCAAACAATTCCCCAGCGATTTTGTTGGCATGAGCTTTGGCAATCAAAAGTCTTACCTGGCGCCCGGCGCGGCGTTTTTTGAATTTGCCAAACAGGGGAAAATCAAAATCGTTGAGGGCATAGAGTTTCCCAATCTGGTAAAAAAAATGCTGGTAGGAGAGCTCGATTGCGTAGTCAATCCAGATCCTGTGATACAAATGACTTTAAAGGATTTGGCAGCGGCCGGTTTACCGGAAAGAATGCAGGACAAATCCAGTCTGGTCATGAAAACCAAACAAGAAACCGTACACGTAGGTTTTAGTAAAAAATTTGAAGAGCTACATCCGGAATTAAAAAAATTCCGACTGCTATTTGATGCCATGATCAATAAATAA